A single Phytohabitans houttuyneae DNA region contains:
- the arfA gene encoding arabinosylfuranosidase ArfA produces the protein MTNAAVTIDRKLRVAPVRRRLFGSFVEHLGRCVYTGIHEPGHPTADAEGFRRDVLDLVQELGVTTIRYPGGNFVSSYRWEDGVGPVAQRPVRLDLAWHSTEPNTVGVNEFMRWCRLAGVEPMLAVNLGTRGIQEAVDLLEYCNIESGTHLSDLRREHGAKDAHDVRMWCLGNEMDGSWQVGRRTAVEYGRLAAQTAHAMRLVDPKLELVVCGSSSSSMSTFGAWEADVLAETYDEVDYISAHAYYEEHEGDTASFLASAVDMDYFIDSVVAAADLARAKKKAKKRIAISFDEWNVWYLSRTPAQMPTASWPVAPRLLEDRYSVADAVTVGGLLICLLRHSDRVHAASLAQLVNVIAPIMTEPGGRAWRQTTFHPFALTARYATGDVLAVQPTSPQQETRRYGDVPVLDAVATVDGDGQVAVFAVNRSPAEPLTLTVDARSLGETRIVECVTLSDPDIYRFNTADEPDAVTPRPNRSARMEQGRVELVLPAVSWTMLRLSPAR, from the coding sequence ATGACGAACGCCGCTGTGACGATCGACCGCAAGCTGCGCGTGGCGCCGGTGCGGCGCCGCCTGTTCGGGTCGTTCGTCGAGCATCTGGGCCGTTGCGTGTACACCGGAATCCACGAGCCGGGCCATCCCACCGCGGACGCGGAAGGCTTCCGTCGCGACGTCCTGGACCTGGTCCAGGAGCTGGGCGTCACCACGATCCGGTACCCGGGCGGTAACTTCGTGTCGTCCTACCGATGGGAGGACGGGGTCGGACCGGTGGCGCAGCGCCCGGTGCGGCTGGACCTCGCGTGGCACAGCACGGAGCCGAACACGGTGGGCGTCAACGAGTTCATGCGCTGGTGCCGGCTGGCCGGCGTCGAGCCCATGCTGGCGGTCAACCTCGGCACCCGGGGCATCCAGGAAGCGGTCGACCTGCTCGAGTACTGCAACATCGAGTCCGGGACCCACCTTTCCGACCTGCGCCGCGAGCACGGTGCCAAGGACGCCCACGACGTGCGCATGTGGTGCCTGGGCAACGAGATGGACGGGTCGTGGCAGGTGGGGCGCCGCACCGCGGTCGAGTACGGCCGGCTCGCCGCACAGACCGCACACGCGATGCGGCTTGTCGATCCCAAGCTGGAGCTGGTGGTCTGCGGCAGCTCCAGCTCGAGCATGTCCACCTTCGGCGCGTGGGAAGCGGACGTGCTGGCGGAGACCTACGACGAGGTCGACTACATCTCGGCGCACGCCTACTACGAGGAGCACGAGGGCGACACCGCGAGCTTCCTCGCCTCGGCCGTCGACATGGACTACTTCATCGACTCGGTCGTCGCCGCGGCGGATCTGGCGCGCGCGAAGAAGAAGGCCAAGAAGCGGATCGCGATCTCCTTCGACGAGTGGAACGTCTGGTACCTGTCGCGCACACCCGCGCAGATGCCCACCGCCTCCTGGCCCGTGGCACCGCGCCTGCTCGAAGACCGGTACTCCGTGGCGGACGCGGTCACGGTCGGCGGGCTGCTGATCTGCCTGCTACGGCACAGCGACCGGGTGCACGCCGCGTCGCTGGCTCAGCTGGTCAACGTCATCGCACCGATCATGACGGAGCCGGGCGGCCGCGCGTGGCGGCAGACCACGTTCCATCCCTTCGCCCTGACGGCCCGGTACGCCACCGGCGACGTCCTGGCCGTGCAGCCGACCTCGCCCCAGCAGGAGACCCGCCGGTACGGCGACGTGCCGGTCCTCGACGCGGTGGCCACGGTGGACGGAGATGGCCAGGTCGCGGTGTTCGCGGTCAACCGCTCTCCGGCCGAGCCGCTCACGCTCACCGTCGACGCCCGCTCGCTCGGCGAGACCCGGATCGTCGAGTGCGTCACGCTTTCCGACCCGGACATCTACCGGTTCAACACCGCCGACGAGCCCGATGCGGTCACGCCGCGACCCAATCGCAGCGCCCGGATGGAGCAAGGCCGTGTCGAGCTCGTGCTGCCCGCGGTTTCCTGGACCATGCTGCGCCTGTCGCCCGCGCGGTAG